Part of the Trichoderma asperellum chromosome 1, complete sequence genome is shown below.
TGGAATGCCTTTTCGGGTCCTTGTTCGTGTTGGTTGGTGAAGCAAGAGAACGACATGGCAGTGAATGCAGTAGCGAAAACCAGGGGGGAATCCAGAAGAATCAAGCGGGCCTGAGTCAGAAGACCGTTTTCTAGACACGAGACTTGGTTAGAATTGGTTGTTTGGTTTAGCTGCCTAGAAAAacaatgcagcagcaagagagtTGGGGTTCTTTTTGTGCTTACCAAAAATGATGAAACCAGCACCAAGTACGGCAGTCGTCGTCCGGCAGCCAACAGCTTTCAAGGTCATGAACATGATGGGTGCGAGCAGAATGCCGCAGATGGCAGGGAACAGACGCATGGCGACATAGGGGACGCCAGGCTCGAGGTAATCTTTGCCAATATCCTTAAAATCGAAGTCGCCGTCGAAGCCCGCGAGCCAGCCAGTGAGAGCAATGAGCATCTTGGCCAGGGGCGGGTGCACGTCCATGAAGAACTTGCCCTTGATGTACTTGGAAgcgaagccgccaaagctAGAGAGAGAAGCCTGTGTTAGCCCGGCACCAACACCACGGCCAATTGAGCCGGTTATacggaggagaaggagagaaactCACTGGACTTCGTCAAAGACAACGCTGGTGGGCATGTAGATCTTGTACAGACGCACAATGGTGGCCAACACGGTCACTCCCAGGGCCGCCACATAGTCGGGCCCGGGCAGCAGGAAGACGTCGTTGTCCTCGACGCCGTCAGACCTGTACGAGGcattcttcttggccttgctcGACCTGTTGGATGCAGATGCGACTGGCGCCACCAAGGGCTGCTTCTCGGCGACAAGCGGAGGTTGAGGGCTGCGGCCCCGCGCACTCGCTTTCGCCATGGCGAGGGATGAGGTCGGCGGGGGAGACTGGCGATTCTGCGGCGACTGGAGGAGCGAGGAGAGCAGAGTCGAGGACCAGGCACTGCGGCAGGCTGGAGAAAATGTCCGCTTCGGACCGGTAAATGAGCGTATCGAACGAAGGAGCGGAGGCGGGATGGGAGTcgaaaattaataaagatgcCTCATGGGAAGAAGCTGACAAAGGGAACCAAGGAAGGAGAAGACGCAAAAACCAATTCGGCCGAtcaaagcagcagccgccggtCAAGTCGCAGCGCgcagaagaaataaaagggaGAAGACACGAGGCCGAAAAAAAGGTCGTCGTGATGGACGAAACCAAGAGTCAGGggtgggaggaggagctgcgcAACCAGAGCGTGGTCCAGCTTCGCGTGCCGCTCCCAGCATTGGCTTCAATTGTAGCTACAGTGGCCTTAACCCGCGCTCGTTCAGCCTTGGCGCCACTGCTGCACAGCCATACTACCAGCCCGCAAGTAGCTGGTACCCGCGACAACGGCTCCGGCGCCATACAACGGCGAGTACCTGCTAAGGCATACCTGCAGCTGGTAAAATTGGCTCTCAGTGGCAGAAACGGCCCCGTTGCGGGCTATAGCctcgtgttttttttctggccCCTTGCCTCTAGGATGGTACTATTGGCTACTAGCACTGAAACATGCGAATCCCATCCATCGTAATTTAGTGCGAGGCCATTGCCGTGGGTATCTAATACATAAGTACCTATTCAATTCAATTCCCATGAGGCTCAAGACTTAAACATGTGCAACGAACATGGCATGTTTCTACTATTATAAGCGAACCCTTTACGCCTCTATACCAACTACTatactagtactacctaATAAGTAGCCCGTGTGTCATTTCCGCTGCTTGTAATCGAACGTTCTTGACGAACCCTTTTCAGCCGCACTAAGATGGAACGGGAGCTCTGAATTCGGCTCGCGGGCAAAGGCCCTGGCGCTCTCCCTTTGTACTGCCAAGGTACAATTTCAATCGTTTTCAGGCTCCTGGCTACCTGTTGGatactacctaggtactccGCCGTACTCTTACCATGGGCTGCTAAAGTTGTACTCGGTACTACCTGGCCTGGGCCAAATTGACATGTGCTCTGCTCTCCAAGATTGCCAGCATCGAAGTGGCGACAAATGCAGAATGCAGCCAAGGCAAGGCACATGATGCGAGATTGATGATGTCGCACAATCTACAGCGGTAGCTTCTATGTGCAGCATATGAGTCTCGTTAAATTAAGCATCCAGGCGCCCTTGATGACAACCTTCTAGGCCAGGGTATATTCAGGGTCCAGGGCCTCTGCACAGCACCCGCTACAGGTACTTTGTACTACCCCATACTGGGCGCCACAGACAGATGGGACCTGAAAGACCTGAAGCAGCCGAGCATGTGGCGCAACATCGACAGGGCCACGGACTAACGTGGCTCCGGCTTCCGTCCCAATTCGCAGTCAGTCTGCATGGCGCCTAGGAAATTTCCAGCAGAGTTGGAGCTGCATCACCGCCGCCAACATTCTCAAGTTTCGCATCATCACTCCAACGGCTTGCTTGTCTCCTTCACAGTCTTTGGTAGGagaaatagcagcagcagcagcagcagcatcgaatCCGAATCGTCACCGGGGCTTGTTCATTCAATCATCGGAAAATGGCTGCGGAAGCGGCGAATGGAGGTGCGACAAACGCGCTCGACGACATCAAAGCTCCTGCTGGCGTCGTGCTGCCGCCACGCGAGATTCGAAACATCCTCGAAAAGACGGCCGGATATGTCGCGCGCAACGGTTCCGTCTTTGAAGACCGCATCAGAGAAAAGGAACGCCAGAATCCCAAGTTCAGTTTCCTGAGTCCCGACGATGCCTATCACGCCTACTACCAGTGGCGGCTGAGCGAGATCAGAGCTGGTCGCGGCACCGATATTGCGGCCGGCCGAGTTGGCGAAAGCATTACGCCGGTTCCCGAGAAGCCCAAGGGCCCGCCAAAGCCCCCCGATTTCCAATTCTGCGCTCGAATGCCTCACATCAACCAGAAGGACTTGGATGTCATAAGACTGACGGCCCTTTTTGTTGCCAAGAATGGACGGCAGTTCATGACGCAGCTGGCGCAGCGCGAAACCGGCAACCCCCAGTTCCAATTCTTAATCCCCAACCACACGTTCCACAACTTCTTCCAACACATAGTCGATCAGTACACACTGCTTTTGCGGGCGAGCGGACTCGACGGCGAGGGCGGCAAGCTACAAGAGGAGCAAACCGCGGAGCTAGAGCTGAACATCAAGGACAAGTTTCACGTGCTGAAACGAGCAAGGGAAAGGGCCGAGTATCTCAAATTTCAGGAGACTGAGAGAAAGAACAAGGAAGCtgaggaagagatggaaaaggCCGAGTTTGCCCGCATCGATTGGGGAGACTTTGTCATTGTCGAGACCATTACGTTTTCGGACGAAGACGACAACACCAATCTCCCTCCACCCACCACTCTGGGTGAGCTGCAGTACGCTTCGTTGGAAGACAGGAATAAGGCATCCATCAGCGCCAACTTGCGGATCGAGGAAGCCATGCCGGGCGAAGAGGATCTTGTGCAGAACggagctgctgaagcaaCTCGGCCATCCTCCTTTCCCCTTCCCGTGCACACCGGTTAcgcaccgcagcagcagcaagcacaaACACCACAGCATGTGCCTTCACCAGTACCGGTTTACGGTGCCGCAGCACAGCAACCACAGCCGTCTGcccaggaagaggaagagctgcGGAGAATCCAAGAGAGGTCTGCAGCACAAGCTCGTATGCAGCAGGCACAATCAGAGGCCAGGGGCGGTCTTGGCCCAATGAAGATTCGGGAAAACTACGTGCCTCGAGCAGCACAAAAGGcggcaagcaagcaaggcaCGCAGATGGCGCTGTGTCCCAACTGCAAGCAGCAGATTCCCCTAAACGAGCTTGAAGCGCACATGAGAAGTAAGTTGCAAAATATAATTCTTTGATGATATGTTTGTAACATTGGCTAACccatatttttctttccttttcttttagtcGAGCTTCTGGATCCTAGCTGGAAGGAgcaaaaagccaaagccgaATCGCGCTATGCAACATCCAACATGTCTCATGTCGACGTTGCCAACAACTTGAAGCGACTTGCCAGCCAGCGAAGCGACGTCTTTGACCCCGCAACAGGAAACGCCCTCTCAGAAGACGAACAAGCCAGGCGGAAGAAGGCGGCTGTTCAAACTTTTGACGGTCATCTGGAGGGCAAGAGCCAGGCTCATCTTAACCATCTTCAGAATGTCAATGTCGATGAGCAGATCCGCGCAATCCATCAAAAATTTGCAACCAAGAAGTAAACATCAGCAGATGGTTCCATAACTTTAGCTAGCAGCTATCCTTGAAAAGAGAGGATAGCCTCAGCCAACACATTCGTTTTGAAGGCACAGCGCCACCAACGATCCCGTACATACATCAATAGGTATCGCGGATGATTCGATTTTTCAAATGAAATATTGTGCTTTATACAAAGAGATGGATGCGGATggaaattttattattagtcaTGGAGTTTGGGAGCTCAAGGTGAGGCGACTTTTATTGTCATTTTTATGGTTTTCAGGGGCTCATTTACCAATAGCTGCTTTGAAAAGGCATAATGCTGTACACAAGTTCCACAGCATAAAGATTGATGAAGACAGTATCAAAAGCTGTATCAGGTAATACAACGGCCGTTTGCAGCAAATGGCCTTTACTACAGATGCTCCTTTTGGCTATATACTCGTGATTTTGCGTACCATCCTGTCTAATAGGGCGCCAGTCAAGGGGCAGATGGCATGAAGATAAtaacaacttttttttaaagaaaaggaagactaTCAGAAACTATAAGAGAGCGTCTATGCTCTATATATTTAGCATGATATTCCAGCTGGAATAATATAAGAGAGCAGACAATTAGCTTTTAACGCAGTTAAGCACTTTTACAATACTACTATAAGGCAGCATTGGCTACGTGATATATCCTTCCCACCAACACGTGGACAAGGTAAGCATCTAGTGTCTTTTCGCCTACTAAGATTCATGGAATTACCCACACAACaggtaatatttaaagttgaAAGTTAAACCAAAGTATGCTATGTATCACTGGCGTTGATAAAGCTGATTGCTGGCAAGTGCGCGCTGAAAGCTGAAGGTGCTCCCTTAGAACTGGTGGGGAAGGCAGCTCCCCCCACGtgaacagcagcaactgcAAATACCCCACCTCCAGTCAGCTTGCTTGTGCCGCGACTGTGCAACAAGGAAGGCAATTATTTATCTCGTCACTCTCCACCTTTGGACCCCAAGGCTGGTGATCAGACGAGCGAGCGCGTTTTCTCAGCAGATCCAACAGGCTTTCAAGGCAAAACCAAAACAAACCTCGTTGCCTTGTCCTTTTCAACCCCATACACGTCATACTCTTTTTCTCACGAGCTCCCCCGCCTCGGCCCAAGGCTGATCCCTCGCAAAGCATCCCTTCGAATCTTATAGCCCGTCGACTTCGATACCACCGCCAAACTGTCGGACTCTCAGGACGCCGGGCAGGCGGCCCGCAAATCGCCGGATCTGCATCGGCCCATTATGCAGTCCATGCCAGACACGCGGCAGCAGAGCTTTGACGAGATTTATGGGCCACCAGAGAACTTTCTCGAGATAGAGGTAAGGCAGCGCTCGAAGATAGGGATGTCATGTAATTTAGGCTATCGGGGATTACAAGCGTGAGGAGAATGCCACAGATGGAAAGATTCAAAAGAGGAAATATAACGAGGGGAaggacgaaaaagaaaaagacacaaATACTCTGCGAGCATGGCTAATACTGTTTGGTACTTTTTGACAAATAGGTACGGAATCCTCGAACACACGGCATGGGACGCTCCATGTACACCGACTACGAGATCCTCTGCCGCACCAACATTCCCGCCTTCAAGCTCCGCCAGAGCAGCGTGCGCAGGCGATATTCCGACTTTGAGTACTTTCGTGACATCCTCGAGCGCGAAAGTGCCCGCGTGACGATCCCCCCTCTGCCCGGCAAGGTCTTCACCAACCGCTTCAGCGACGATGTCATTGAGAACCGAcgggctgggctggagaAGTTTCTGAAGATTGTCGTCGGGCACCCGCTGCTGCAGACTGGGAGCAAGGTGTTGGCGGCGTTTGTTCAGGGTATGTCGACTTTATTTCCTCTCTCTAATTTCAAGagtaaacctttttttttttttttcaaacaCATAAGAGGAGCTAACTGGTGATGGAATATTCACAGACCCCAACTGGGATCGTAATGCGTGGTGAGGCAAGTTCTTTGGCTGAGATGGCTTAAATACTTCAGGGGGGGAGTAGAAGAAAACCGAAGCTACCCgtttatatatatccctGG
Proteins encoded:
- a CDS encoding uncharacterized protein (BUSCO:EOG092D430X); protein product: MAAEAANGGATNALDDIKAPAGVVLPPREIRNILEKTAGYVARNGSVFEDRIREKERQNPKFSFLSPDDAYHAYYQWRLSEIRAGRGTDIAAGRVGESITPVPEKPKGPPKPPDFQFCARMPHINQKDLDVIRLTALFVAKNGRQFMTQLAQRETGNPQFQFLIPNHTFHNFFQHIVDQYTLLLRASGLDGEGGKLQEEQTAELELNIKDKFHVLKRARERAEYLKFQETERKNKEAEEEMEKAEFARIDWGDFVIVETITFSDEDDNTNLPPPTTLGELQYASLEDRNKASISANLRIEEAMPGEEDLVQNGAAEATRPSSFPLPVHTGYAPQQQQAQTPQHVPSPVPVYGAAAQQPQPSAQEEEELRRIQERSAAQARMQQAQSEARGGLGPMKIRENYVPRAAQKAASKQGTQMALCPNCKQQIPLNELEAHMRIELLDPSWKEQKAKAESRYATSNMSHVDVANNLKRLASQRSDVFDPATGNALSEDEQARRKKAAVQTFDGHLEGKSQAHLNHLQNVNVDEQIRAIHQKFATKK
- the SNX3 gene encoding Sorting nexin-3; this encodes MQSMPDTRQQSFDEIYGPPENFLEIEVRNPRTHGMGRSMYTDYEILCRTNIPAFKLRQSSVRRRYSDFEYFRDILERESARVTIPPLPGKVFTNRFSDDVIENRRAGLEKFLKIVVGHPLLQTGSKVLAAFVQDPNWDRNAW